In the Blautia coccoides genome, CTGAGCAATTTTGGCATGGGAGGCCTGGTAGGAAAGACCGTCAGCGGAGTGTTTTTCGGTCTGTTTGGCCTGGTGGCATACATATTTCCTATCTTTTTATTCCTGGCCGTATCCTTTGTCATATCAAATAACAGGAATCCGAAAGCTTACCGGAAAATGGCAGGCTTTCTTTTGCTGTTCCTTTCTGCCTGCGCTTTGATGCAGCTTTTGACAGACGGTTATTTTGACGGGACTTCCATTATGGATTACTACAAAAACTCCTCCGCGTACCAGACCGGCGGCGGTATCCTAGGCGGTCTCCTCTGCAATATCTTCGGGAAAGCCTTCGGCATCATTGGAACATATGTGATCGTTGTCATTGCAATGGTCATCGCTTTGATCCTGATCACACAGAAATCCATGTTTGCGCTTCTCAAAAAGGGCAGTACCCGTGTATACGGAAGTGCAAAAGCAGGACATGCCCGCAGAAAACAATACGCGGCAGAACAAAAAGATAGACCTGTCTCAGGAAGAAGAGCAAAACACGGAGAGAAAACCGAAGAATCCGAACCTTTAAAATTGAAAACAAGAAGAAATAAGAACGAAGACAATGCTGCAGCGAATCCGGCTGCTGAAAATATAAGTGATATCAAGAAGGAAGCGGCTGCGGCGGAGGCTGCTGTTATAGAACCTGCCGAAGAGATCCCGGCAGAGGATATCCTTCTGAAACCTGAAAATGCTTTCCCTATCCACCGTTCCGACACGGCGCCGGCAGAGGTGGAAGAAATCGTGGAAGAGATACCGGAAGAACCGGCTGTGGAGGAAAAGCCCCACAAAACAGGTTCTTCAAAGAAAACGCGTTCCTCAAAGGATGAGATCGCGGACGGTATTGAAAATATAAAGGATGAGATCGCAGACAAAGAACAGGAGATAAAAAAGGAATATGAAATCCCTCCTGTCTCACTGCTGAAAAAAGGAAGCGGCGGAAAAGGTGATTCTGATACCCATCTTCGCAGCACAGCGAAAAAGCTGCAGGAGACACTGCACAATTTCGGTGTCAATGTCACAGTGACGAATGTAAGCTGCGGTCCAACGGTCACACGCTATGAGCTTCAGCCGGAACAAGGCGTAAAGGTCAGCAAAATTGTCAGCCTGACAGATGACATTAAATTGAATCTGGCGGCAACGGATATCCGTATTGAGGCACCTATTCCAGGTAAGGCCGCTGTGGGAATAGAGGTACCCAATGCCACAAACAGTGCAGTTATGCTTCGTGAACTGATACAGTCCGAAGCCTTTTCCGCGTGCGGATCAAAACTGGCGTTTGCAGCGGGAAAAGATATTGCGGGACAGCCGGTCATTGCGGATATTGCCAAGATGCCCCATCTGCTCATAGCAGGTGCCACAGGCTCCGGTAAGTCTGTGTGTATCAATACATTGATCATGAGTATCCTTTACAAAGCCACCCCGGAAGAGGTCCGGCTGATCATGATAGATCCAAAGGTTGTGGAGCTGAGTGTCTATAACGGTATTCCCCATCTCCTGATCCCTGTGGTCACAGACCCCAAGAAGGCAGCAGGCGCTCTGAACTGGGCGGTTGCGGAGATGTCAGACCGTTACAACAAATTCGCAGAG is a window encoding:
- a CDS encoding FtsK/SpoIIIE family DNA translocase, whose translation is MAATKKNNTRKKTGTRSGSRNKKKQDEGIGLYTEIILWITLAGSILLLLSNFGMGGLVGKTVSGVFFGLFGLVAYIFPIFLFLAVSFVISNNRNPKAYRKMAGFLLLFLSACALMQLLTDGYFDGTSIMDYYKNSSAYQTGGGILGGLLCNIFGKAFGIIGTYVIVVIAMVIALILITQKSMFALLKKGSTRVYGSAKAGHARRKQYAAEQKDRPVSGRRAKHGEKTEESEPLKLKTRRNKNEDNAAANPAAENISDIKKEAAAAEAAVIEPAEEIPAEDILLKPENAFPIHRSDTAPAEVEEIVEEIPEEPAVEEKPHKTGSSKKTRSSKDEIADGIENIKDEIADKEQEIKKEYEIPPVSLLKKGSGGKGDSDTHLRSTAKKLQETLHNFGVNVTVTNVSCGPTVTRYELQPEQGVKVSKIVSLTDDIKLNLAATDIRIEAPIPGKAAVGIEVPNATNSAVMLRELIQSEAFSACGSKLAFAAGKDIAGQPVIADIAKMPHLLIAGATGSGKSVCINTLIMSILYKATPEEVRLIMIDPKVVELSVYNGIPHLLIPVVTDPKKAAGALNWAVAEMSDRYNKFAEYNVRDLKGYNAKVDKIKDIEEEGKPEKMPQIVIIVDELADLMMVAPGEVEDAICRLAQLARAAGIHLIIATQRPSVNVITGLIKANMPSRIAFSVSSGVDSRTIIDMNGAEKLLGKGDMLFYPQGYQKPARVQGAFVSDQEVGAVVKFLSEQNPAHAYSQEIQDKIEAAKDASVNQAGAASGGNDRDAYFTDAGKFIIEKDKASIGMLQRVFKIGFNRAARIMDQLCEAGVVGEEEGTKPRKVIMSMEEFEQYIEECL